One region of Saprospiraceae bacterium genomic DNA includes:
- a CDS encoding GH92 family glycosyl hydrolase: MFVRLLLLILLAANSQWTAAIAQIKHVNPFIGTGGHGHTYPGATAPFGLVQLSPDTRIDMMDWDGCSGYHYSDSIIYGFSHTHLSGTGVADYCDILFMPFTGGAQLEPAEYASKFKKSKEKAEAGYYSVFLEKDKILAELTATERVGVHRYTFPGNRERGHILIDLRHRDEVLDSYMKRVSDREIEGYRISNAWAKEQHVYFVARFSRPFFASKILDMSKNPRESTPALTGKAIVGLLDFYNDSEPLVVTVGISGVSIEGARKNLETECAHFDFEKIKTETQAKWQRQLSKIEVEGGTNEQKTIFYTALYHTMLAPNIWNDADGQYRGRDNKIHQASPNPSKGGETHDVYTVFSLWDTYRALHPLHTILEPKRTNDFIQTFLRQYEQGGLLPVWELAANETDCMIGNHAIPVIYDAVTKKLVDEKDYPKLLEAMLKSANSDRYGLKHYRERGYVPADKEPESVSKTLEYAYDDWCIARMASLVGEKKTSEEFYLRAQSYKNLFDPTSRFFRAKSNATWYEPFDPYEVNFNYTEANAWQYLFAVQQDFRGLVDLFAQSPTLLARQLDSLFAASTKTTGRNQADITGLIGQYVHGNEPSHHVAYLYSFVKEPWKTQQLVRQILDEMYANRPDGLIGNEDCGQMSAWLVFSAMGFYPAVPGQGEYVLGAPWFQKITIRADGKPPVVLQFPPNLEPGVLIKRAKHETKIGTSYTSLSTYITHEELIAGGLLEFETVNIPTAEELFSRDPMWNFPNSVITTPLALPMPFVAKGERGYKGEQMVELGCLAPNATIYYTLDSDKAKSKQSTVYTQPIPVKGSGMIVFYAGRGERHTKLDTFFFTEIRSDISLHRYNTRYSPQYTARGDNGLIDGIRGGADFRTGDWQGFEGTNLDVVLDLSKIQQINKVSVGFMQDENAWVFFPTKMRVEISGDGQNFSPVGEVVCEVPPTEKGVLQKDFVLELKGKKARYVRVVGVSLGKCPEWHKGAGYASWVFSDEIVVE; encoded by the coding sequence ATGTTCGTGCGCCTTCTCCTGCTCATTTTGCTTGCCGCCAACAGCCAATGGACGGCGGCCATCGCCCAGATAAAACACGTCAACCCCTTCATCGGCACGGGCGGCCACGGCCACACCTACCCCGGCGCGACGGCCCCCTTCGGCCTCGTGCAACTCAGCCCCGACACGCGCATTGACATGATGGATTGGGACGGCTGCTCGGGCTACCACTATTCAGATTCAATCATCTACGGCTTTTCGCACACCCACCTGAGCGGCACGGGCGTGGCCGATTATTGCGACATTCTCTTCATGCCCTTTACGGGCGGAGCACAATTGGAACCTGCCGAATACGCCTCGAAATTCAAAAAATCAAAAGAAAAAGCCGAGGCGGGCTACTACTCTGTTTTTCTCGAAAAAGACAAAATACTCGCAGAACTCACGGCCACCGAGCGCGTCGGGGTGCATCGCTACACTTTTCCCGGCAACCGCGAGCGCGGCCATATCCTGATTGACTTGCGCCACCGCGACGAGGTGCTGGATTCGTACATGAAGCGCGTTAGCGACCGCGAAATAGAAGGCTACCGCATCTCAAACGCTTGGGCCAAAGAACAACACGTCTATTTCGTCGCGCGATTTTCGAGGCCGTTTTTTGCCTCAAAAATCCTTGACATGAGCAAAAACCCCCGCGAATCCACCCCCGCGTTGACGGGAAAGGCCATTGTGGGCTTGCTCGATTTTTACAACGACAGCGAGCCACTCGTGGTCACGGTCGGCATTTCAGGAGTGAGCATTGAGGGAGCGCGGAAGAACTTGGAGACCGAGTGCGCTCATTTTGATTTTGAAAAAATAAAAACCGAAACGCAGGCCAAATGGCAGCGCCAACTCTCCAAAATCGAAGTGGAAGGCGGCACCAACGAGCAAAAGACGATTTTTTACACGGCGCTCTACCACACGATGCTTGCACCCAACATCTGGAACGACGCGGACGGGCAGTATCGCGGGCGCGACAACAAAATCCATCAAGCCTCCCCCAACCCCTCCAAAGGAGGGGAGACCCACGATGTCTATACCGTTTTTTCGCTGTGGGACACTTACCGCGCCCTGCACCCGCTGCACACGATTTTGGAGCCGAAACGCACGAATGATTTTATCCAAACCTTTTTGCGCCAATACGAGCAAGGTGGCCTCCTGCCGGTGTGGGAATTGGCGGCCAACGAGACGGATTGCATGATTGGGAACCACGCGATTCCGGTGATTTATGACGCGGTCACGAAAAAACTGGTGGATGAAAAAGACTATCCGAAACTGCTGGAAGCCATGTTGAAAAGCGCCAATAGCGACCGATACGGCCTGAAGCATTACCGCGAGCGGGGCTATGTCCCGGCTGACAAAGAGCCAGAGTCGGTGTCGAAAACGTTGGAGTATGCTTACGACGATTGGTGCATCGCCCGCATGGCAAGTTTGGTGGGTGAAAAAAAGACAAGCGAGGAGTTTTACTTGAGGGCGCAGTCATATAAAAACCTGTTCGACCCGACTTCCCGTTTTTTCAGGGCAAAAAGCAACGCAACGTGGTACGAGCCTTTCGACCCCTACGAGGTCAATTTCAACTACACGGAAGCCAATGCGTGGCAGTATCTTTTTGCTGTTCAGCAAGATTTCAGGGGTTTGGTAGATTTGTTTGCGCAGTCCCCAACCTTGCTTGCCCGACAATTGGACAGCCTTTTCGCCGCAAGCACCAAAACGACCGGGCGCAATCAGGCCGACATCACGGGACTCATCGGCCAGTATGTGCATGGCAACGAGCCAAGTCACCATGTCGCTTACCTGTACTCATTCGTCAAGGAACCATGGAAAACGCAGCAACTCGTCCGGCAGATTTTGGATGAAATGTATGCTAACCGTCCCGATGGTTTGATTGGCAACGAAGATTGCGGCCAAATGTCGGCTTGGCTGGTGTTCTCGGCCATGGGTTTTTACCCCGCTGTGCCGGGCCAGGGAGAGTATGTGTTGGGAGCGCCGTGGTTCCAAAAAATTACGATTCGCGCCGACGGGAAGCCGCCAGTTGTGCTTCAGTTTCCTCCGAACTTAGAGCCGGGTGTTTTGATAAAAAGAGCCAAACACGAGACTAAAATCGGCACATCGTACACATCTTTATCTACCTACATCACGCACGAAGAGTTGATTGCCGGCGGTTTGTTGGAATTTGAAACGGTCAACATACCCACAGCAGAGGAGTTGTTTTCAAGGGACCCGATGTGGAACTTCCCCAATTCGGTGATAACGACGCCTCTCGCATTGCCCATGCCGTTTGTAGCCAAAGGTGAGCGCGGCTACAAAGGGGAACAGATGGTAGAACTCGGTTGCCTCGCTCCCAATGCGACGATTTATTACACCCTCGATTCCGATAAGGCAAAATCCAAACAATCAACTGTTTACACCCAGCCTATTCCCGTCAAAGGCTCCGGCATGATTGTTTTTTATGCCGGACGTGGAGAACGGCACACCAAGTTGGACACCTTCTTTTTCACCGAAATCCGCTCGGACATAAGCCTCCACCGCTACAACACCCGCTACTCCCCCCAATACACCGCTCGCGGCGACAACGGCCTCATTGACGGCATTAGGGGCGGCGCGGATTTCCGCACGGGCGACTGGCAAGGCTTCGAGGGGACGAATCTCGACGTGGTGTTGGATTTGAGCAAAATCCAACAAATCAACAAGGTAAGCGTCGGATTTATGCAAGACGAAAACGCTTGGGTATTTTTCCCAACCAAGATGCGGGTAGAAATTTCGGGCGACGGGCAAAATTTCAGCCCCGTCGGAGAAGTTGTTTGTGAAGTGCCACCGACCGAAAAGGGTGTTTTGCAAAAAGATTTTGTCCTCGAATTGAAAGGGAAAAAAGCGCGTTATGTTCGGGTGGTCGGCGTTTCGCTGGGAAAATGCCCCGAATGGCACAAAGGCGCGGGCTATGCGAGCTGGGTGTTTTCGGATGAAATTGTGGTGGAATAA